A portion of the Choristoneura fumiferana chromosome 6, NRCan_CFum_1, whole genome shotgun sequence genome contains these proteins:
- the LOC141429261 gene encoding cytochrome P450 9e2-like, whose product MIFYIWVAALVAAFVIYCRQVYSRFSKYGVKNRTPIPLVGNMATTMLRLRHFVDIINNMYTDYPEERFVGNYEFVKPVIFIRDIELIKKITVKDFEHFLDHRTFVSEELDPLFGRNLFSLKGQEWKDMRSTLSPAFTSSKMKHMLPFIVEVGNQMVNSLKTKILKSKSKSIEIDVKDLSTRFANDVIASCAFGLRVDSHTDDNNEFYKMGYKASNFGFWQLMKFFLYASVPSLAKKMKMTLFSDDVADFFKHLVTSTMKDREAHNILRPDMIHLLMEAKKGRLTHDERSDKDADAGFATVEESTVGKKTTNRTWSDIDLVAQAALFFIAGFETVSTAMTFLLYELAVNPDVQEKLAQEISEHEKTSGGKFDYNSIQSMTYMDMCVSELLRLWPPAVASDRLCNKDYNLGKPNAKATEDYIMKKGEGLNIPVMAIHRDPEFFPDPLKFDPERFSDERKHEILPFTYLPFGLGPRNCIGSRFALCEVKVMVYQLLQHMKVEPSERTHIPIQLSTESFNLRMKGGHWLQLRARN is encoded by the exons ATGATATTCTACATTTGGGTGGCCGCGCTGGTCGCGGCATTTGTAATCTACTGCCGGCAAGTCTACTCGCGATTCAGCAAGTATGGGGTCAAGAACAGGACACCAATCCCACTGGTGGGCAATATGGCGACGACCATGCTCCGCCTCAGACACTTCGTCGACATAATTAACAATATGTACACGGATTACCCAGAAGAGAG GTTTGTCGGCAACTATGAATTTGTCAAACCTGTCATATTCATCCGAGACATCGAGCTGATTAAGAAGATCACAGTCAAGGACTTTGAGCATTTCCTGGACCATCGCACCTTCGTCAGTGAAGAATTAGATCCTTTGTTTGGGAGAAATCTATTCTCATTGAAAG GGCAAGAATGGAAAGACATGCGCTCAACGTTGAGTCCGGCATTCACGAGCTCCAAGATGAAGCACATGCTGCCTTTCATAGTGGAAGTGGGAAACCAGATGGTCAACTCGTTGAAGACTAAAATTTTGAAGTCAAAAA GTAAATCGATCGAAATTGATGTCAAGGATCTGTCAACTCGTTTTGCCAATGACGTCATAGCTTCCTGTGCCTTCGGCCTGAGGGTTGATTCCCATACTGACGACAACAACGAGTTCTATAAAATGGGCTACAAAGCATCAAACTTTGGCTTCTGGCAATTGATGAAGTTTTTCTTGTATGCCTCCGTACCTTCTCTAGCAAAG aAAATGAAAATGACTCTCTTCTCTGACGATGTTGCTGATTTCTTCAAGCACCTCGTGACGAGCACGATGAAGGATCGCGAGGCTCACAACATTCTACGTCCAGACATGATCCATCTGCTAATGGAAGCTAAGAAAG GTCGACTTACCCATGACGAAAGATCCGATAAGGACGCAGACGCCGGTTTTGCTACAGTTGAAGAGTCTACTGTTGGAAAGAAGACCACAAACAGAA CCTGGTCAGACATCGACTTGGTCGCCCAAGCAGCCCTGTTCTTCATTGCTGGCTTTGAGACCGTCTCTACTGCTATGACGTTCCTTTTGTACGAGCTGGCCGTCAATCCTGACGTGCAGGAGAAACTGGCGCAAGAGATCAGTGAACATGAGAAGACCAGTGGGGGCAAGTTTGACTACAACTCTATCCAGAGCATGACCTATATGGATATGTGTGTCTCTG AATTGTTGCGTCTTTGGCCACCCGCGGTAGCATCCGACAGACTTTGCAACAAGGATTACAACTTGGGTAAGCCCAATGCTAAAGCCACGGAGGACTATATC ATGAAGAAAGGCGAAGGTTTGAATATCCCTGTAATGGCCATCCACCGGGATCCCGAGTTCTTCCCCGATCCCCTGAAGTTTGACCCTGAGCGATTCTCTGACGAAAGAAAACATGAAATTCTACCATTTACTTATTTGCCTTTCGGACTCGGCCCCAGGAATTGTATTG GATCCCGCTTTGCATTATGCGAGGTGAAAGTGATGGTATATCAGCTGCTGCAACACATGAAGGTGGAGCCTTCTGAACGGACGCACATCCCTATCCAGTTGTCGACGGAGAGCTTCAACTTGAGGATGAAAGGAGGACACTGGCTGCAGCTCAGAGCTAGAAATTAA